The Sediminispirochaeta smaragdinae DSM 11293 genome has a segment encoding these proteins:
- a CDS encoding FecR family protein: MRKEDRKRNILILVICLAWMMPPWTVWGQETTAGNSTGISARAGYIVFSDGGGFEIVRDGQKRYYDPLVDYVEGTELHFGDYINTYEHAFLEILLEPGDRIIKVSEQTSFSIPKGSSAEDVGSLRLTYGRVRARVTKLAGGRSFEVQGPSATAGVRGTDFGFDVIAEKTGDSLEATARGAVYCFEGAVDVVSAESHEELVLDAGTMVLLNETTTEKASPEGRIFSSVLPIDSSRIDYWQKYEFVTALEAEDTDETDDFLALNKAKARKLSAVSGITGTLLLGSALFIAQDDNLFSGMDDREKISTGLAVTGGWLVSTAIISAVMGFGD; encoded by the coding sequence ATGAGAAAAGAAGACCGAAAAAGAAACATCCTGATTCTTGTAATCTGCCTGGCATGGATGATGCCACCATGGACGGTATGGGGACAAGAAACGACTGCTGGAAATTCGACAGGAATCTCAGCAAGAGCCGGCTACATCGTTTTCTCCGACGGCGGAGGATTTGAGATCGTTCGAGATGGGCAAAAGCGCTACTATGACCCGTTGGTCGATTATGTCGAGGGGACCGAATTGCATTTCGGTGATTATATCAATACCTATGAGCATGCCTTTCTTGAGATTTTACTTGAACCGGGGGATCGTATTATAAAGGTTTCCGAACAAACGAGCTTTTCCATTCCGAAAGGAAGTAGTGCAGAGGATGTCGGTTCTCTTCGTCTTACCTACGGCAGGGTTCGCGCCAGGGTAACAAAGCTTGCGGGGGGACGCTCTTTTGAGGTGCAGGGACCATCGGCAACGGCTGGAGTCCGCGGAACGGACTTCGGTTTCGATGTCATAGCGGAGAAAACAGGCGATTCGCTTGAAGCGACAGCCAGAGGAGCGGTCTACTGTTTCGAGGGGGCCGTCGATGTTGTCTCGGCCGAGAGTCATGAAGAGCTTGTTCTTGATGCCGGTACCATGGTACTTCTCAACGAGACAACGACCGAAAAGGCTTCTCCCGAGGGGAGGATATTTTCTTCCGTGCTTCCAATCGATTCATCGAGAATTGATTATTGGCAGAAATATGAGTTTGTAACCGCCCTTGAAGCCGAAGATACAGATGAAACCGATGATTTTCTTGCACTCAATAAAGCAAAAGCACGGAAGCTTTCCGCTGTCAGCGGCATTACAGGAACACTTTTACTCGGTTCGGCGCTTTTCATTGCTCAGGACGACAATCTCTTCTCTGGTATGGACGACAGAGAAAAGATTTCAACAGGGCTTGCAGTTACCGGTGGATGGCTTGTCTCTACGGCGATCATCAGTGCTGTCATGGGCTTTGGCGACTAA
- a CDS encoding NFACT RNA binding domain-containing protein gives MSLNWKEIACILSELPLAGSHVQKIEQPDFSSLILRCYAPGNRFALLVALSQGRTRLHLLTEKRKQEVGLQRFAQFLRSRINGGKIVEAKQIGRERIVEITILRGGETTRLFVRLWGGAGNIIACDEDGVILDAFYRRPAKKEMSGERYRPEDLIARSGTQKSERSFEVRSYPATEGPYPFNRYIEAVYHEQEIGEERLRLQKRAKAILDKRIIHYGNAVRSLEKQMTESASSERLREYGDLLMSNIHLIEEGAEKFVCSSFADPDITIEIPLDPTCSPSENGTRYYQRYKKEKTKRGFLEQDLASARRELIRYEEFSRKLSAELPDEEVIEFLNDFLRGEKSRNSKEAEREAPGSGLRFFSGIFTLLVGRSAKENDQLLRTSVRGNDYWLHARDFPGAYVFIKNMPGKSIPLDVLLDAGNLALFFSQGKNGGKGELYYTQVKYLRRAKHGKTGLVIPTREKNLSVVLDQGRLDRLLGKEKEP, from the coding sequence ATGTCGCTCAATTGGAAAGAGATAGCGTGTATCCTTAGCGAACTTCCCCTCGCAGGAAGCCATGTCCAGAAGATTGAGCAGCCCGACTTTTCCTCTCTTATTCTTAGGTGCTATGCACCGGGAAATAGATTTGCTCTTTTGGTGGCGCTTTCCCAGGGAAGAACTCGGCTTCATCTTCTTACCGAAAAGCGGAAGCAAGAGGTCGGGCTTCAGCGTTTCGCCCAGTTCCTTCGTTCTCGAATCAACGGAGGAAAAATCGTAGAAGCAAAGCAAATAGGTCGTGAGCGTATTGTCGAAATAACCATTCTTCGAGGTGGGGAGACTACCCGGCTTTTTGTCCGTTTATGGGGTGGAGCAGGTAACATCATTGCATGCGACGAAGATGGGGTGATTCTTGACGCCTTTTATCGACGGCCTGCGAAAAAAGAGATGTCGGGAGAACGTTATCGGCCAGAGGATCTCATCGCACGTTCCGGTACCCAAAAATCTGAGCGTAGTTTTGAGGTGCGAAGCTACCCAGCCACCGAGGGGCCCTATCCGTTCAATCGCTATATTGAAGCCGTTTACCATGAGCAGGAGATCGGTGAAGAGAGGCTCCGTCTACAGAAAAGAGCAAAAGCAATCCTTGATAAACGAATCATTCATTACGGCAATGCAGTCCGAAGCCTTGAGAAACAAATGACGGAATCCGCATCCAGTGAGAGACTCAGGGAGTATGGTGACCTGCTCATGTCCAACATACACCTCATTGAGGAGGGTGCGGAGAAATTTGTCTGCTCCTCTTTTGCCGATCCTGACATCACCATCGAAATCCCCCTTGATCCGACATGCTCTCCATCGGAAAACGGAACACGTTATTATCAGCGCTATAAAAAGGAAAAAACGAAACGAGGTTTTCTTGAACAAGATCTTGCATCGGCCCGCAGAGAACTGATTCGTTACGAAGAGTTTTCTCGCAAGCTTTCCGCAGAGCTCCCCGATGAAGAGGTAATTGAGTTTCTGAACGACTTTCTTCGGGGTGAAAAAAGCAGAAACAGCAAAGAGGCGGAACGTGAGGCCCCTGGATCGGGGCTTCGGTTCTTTAGCGGAATTTTCACCTTGCTTGTCGGACGAAGTGCAAAGGAAAATGATCAATTACTGCGAACATCGGTTCGGGGCAACGATTACTGGCTTCATGCACGGGATTTTCCGGGAGCATACGTCTTCATCAAGAATATGCCTGGTAAAAGCATTCCGCTGGATGTCCTCCTTGATGCGGGAAATCTCGCACTTTTCTTCTCTCAGGGAAAAAACGGGGGAAAGGGAGAGCTTTACTACACGCAGGTCAAATATCTGCGGAGGGCCAAACACGGGAAAACAGGGCTGGTTATTCCTACCAGAGAAAAAAATCTCTCGGTAGTACTTGATCAAGGTCGACTTGACAGACTTCTCGGAAAGGAGAAGGAACCATGA
- the hisC gene encoding histidinol-phosphate transaminase, with translation MIISRKARELTPYVPGEQPGQQGLYVKLNTNENPYPPSPAVEDALRRYRWEDLRLYPDPCSLALRTTIAARFELPVEQIFVGNGSDEVLSFAWYGFFDPENGPVLFPEHTYSFYPVYCDYYGQPYERIPLASDFSVDISLYLERMKEEYAGIVIPNPNAPTGIAISLQEIETLLQATEGKRLVIIDEAYVDFGTETSVGLIERFPNLLVVHTCSKSRCLAGLRVGYAIGSKEVIQTITAVKDSFNSYPLDRLSQKIADIAIQDDVYYDKIRDMIMATRRWFAEAIRKEGWEVLPSQANFIFARYPGASGDAVYHELKSKGVLVRHFGHPGIEDFLRITIGTDREMERLLLLMKDLTCTAGVSKR, from the coding sequence ATGATAATATCCCGAAAAGCACGAGAGTTGACCCCATATGTTCCAGGAGAGCAGCCGGGACAGCAGGGCCTCTATGTGAAACTGAACACCAACGAAAATCCCTATCCTCCATCCCCGGCGGTGGAGGATGCCCTTCGCCGCTACAGATGGGAGGATCTTAGGCTCTATCCTGATCCCTGCTCGCTCGCCCTTCGGACAACCATCGCCGCTCGTTTTGAACTTCCGGTCGAACAGATCTTCGTCGGCAACGGTTCGGACGAGGTATTGAGCTTTGCCTGGTACGGCTTTTTCGACCCCGAAAATGGTCCGGTACTTTTCCCCGAGCATACCTACAGCTTCTATCCCGTTTATTGCGATTATTATGGCCAACCCTATGAACGAATACCCCTGGCATCCGATTTTTCGGTTGATATCTCGCTTTACCTGGAGCGCATGAAGGAAGAGTATGCCGGAATTGTTATTCCCAATCCCAATGCTCCGACGGGAATCGCTATTTCCCTGCAGGAGATCGAAACCCTCCTTCAGGCCACCGAAGGTAAACGTCTTGTCATCATTGATGAGGCCTATGTCGATTTCGGAACAGAAACCAGCGTCGGGCTGATTGAGCGCTTCCCCAACCTGCTGGTCGTTCATACCTGTTCGAAAAGCCGTTGCCTCGCGGGCCTCCGGGTCGGATACGCGATAGGAAGTAAAGAGGTCATACAAACAATTACCGCGGTAAAGGATTCCTTCAACAGCTACCCTCTGGATCGTCTTAGCCAGAAAATAGCGGATATTGCCATCCAAGATGATGTCTATTACGACAAAATTCGTGATATGATTATGGCAACTCGAAGGTGGTTTGCCGAGGCCATACGCAAAGAGGGATGGGAAGTACTTCCCAGTCAGGCAAATTTTATCTTTGCACGATATCCCGGGGCATCCGGGGATGCTGTCTACCACGAATTAAAAAGCAAGGGTGTCTTGGTCCGTCATTTCGGGCATCCGGGGATTGAGGATTTTCTTAGAATCACCATAGGAACGGATCGTGAAATGGAACGGCTTCTTCTTTTAATGAAAGACCTTACCTGTACCGCAGGAGTAAGCAAAAGGTGA
- the hisD gene encoding histidinol dehydrogenase produces MMIRYWKELNSAEQAKLFRRSEIDIEAVSNSVHAIIERVKAEGDEAVLSLTREFDRVELSAGHLRVSKQEIADAKQLLKPPVKGAIEHAIRNVRRFHEAQKPEAMKVVEVEPGLFVGERATAIESAALYVPRGRGSFPSMLYMLAVPAVIAEVPRIVITTPPGEDGSVDPACLYAAELLGIDEIYRVGGAQAIAALTFGTKTIRPVEKIVGPGSMYVTAAKRLLYGTVDVGLPAGPSESILIADETADPELAAKDILVEAEHGSDSSALLITPDRKLAERAADIIQERIADLPEPRKGFVSDVLDGGYGGIIVTETMDEAVSITNQFAPEHLELMVSEPFSLVGKIRNAGEILLGRNIPFSCANYMAGANAVLPTGGKAKTYSAVSVRDFMKYSSVVWSTRDGYDRIADDTRNLALYEGFITHAAAVDRRWS; encoded by the coding sequence ATGATGATTCGTTACTGGAAAGAGTTGAATAGTGCCGAGCAGGCGAAGCTGTTTCGCCGCTCGGAAATCGATATTGAAGCGGTAAGTAATTCGGTACACGCAATCATAGAACGTGTAAAAGCCGAAGGAGACGAAGCTGTTTTATCCCTGACCAGAGAGTTTGACAGGGTGGAACTCTCTGCCGGGCATCTTCGCGTTTCGAAACAAGAGATAGCGGACGCAAAGCAGCTACTCAAGCCGCCGGTGAAAGGCGCCATAGAACACGCCATCCGTAACGTGAGAAGATTCCACGAGGCCCAGAAACCGGAGGCCATGAAGGTGGTGGAAGTTGAGCCGGGCCTGTTTGTCGGAGAACGGGCCACAGCCATAGAGAGTGCCGCCCTCTATGTTCCCCGCGGACGGGGAAGCTTTCCCTCCATGCTTTACATGCTTGCCGTTCCGGCGGTCATTGCCGAGGTACCGAGAATCGTCATCACCACTCCACCGGGAGAAGATGGCAGTGTTGATCCCGCCTGCCTCTACGCCGCCGAGCTTCTGGGTATCGATGAAATCTATCGAGTCGGAGGTGCCCAGGCCATAGCCGCCCTCACCTTCGGAACGAAAACCATACGACCGGTAGAGAAGATCGTAGGCCCCGGCAGTATGTATGTAACCGCAGCAAAACGGCTTCTCTACGGAACGGTAGACGTCGGCCTTCCCGCCGGTCCCTCGGAATCCATCCTGATAGCCGATGAAACCGCCGATCCTGAGCTGGCGGCAAAAGATATCCTGGTGGAAGCCGAACATGGCTCAGACTCCTCGGCCCTGCTCATTACTCCAGACAGGAAGCTTGCGGAAAGGGCTGCAGACATCATACAAGAGCGTATTGCCGACCTGCCCGAGCCGAGGAAAGGGTTTGTCAGCGATGTACTCGACGGAGGCTACGGCGGAATCATCGTTACGGAAACAATGGATGAGGCAGTCTCCATCACCAACCAATTCGCTCCCGAGCACCTGGAGTTGATGGTATCGGAGCCCTTTTCCCTTGTGGGCAAGATTCGCAATGCGGGAGAAATCCTTCTTGGCAGAAACATCCCCTTCAGCTGCGCAAATTATATGGCGGGAGCAAACGCCGTATTGCCCACCGGCGGTAAGGCGAAAACCTATTCCGCCGTCTCGGTACGCGATTTTATGAAATACTCTTCGGTGGTGTGGTCCACGAGAGACGGCTACGATCGTATCGCGGACGATACCCGTAATCTTGCCCTCTACGAAGGCTTTATCACCCATGCTGCAGCCGTAGACCGGCGGTGGAGCTAA
- a CDS encoding GNAT family N-acetyltransferase, with protein sequence MNVTLIPLPEVQTPCPYLPGIRAQTERAIAVEFSESGINYLLKQGFRHFGRFLFRPRCLWCGKCVPVRIDASAYCFSRSDRRVLRKSERAGFEVSLERHPLPDPALFELYLRHKKRFPFPAEDEQENYDSFVDSFFAATPGAALLRIRDKERTVAVSHIDLVGDTCSAVYCYWDEEYAIYSPGRVAILHEVLLAKSRGMRYLCLGYLIEENRSMIYKKGYSPLQVSTRPGVWFDWLDAEGHCIAGAPEHPLFIVEDSLRESFLL encoded by the coding sequence GTGAATGTTACGCTTATTCCTCTTCCCGAGGTCCAAACCCCTTGCCCCTATCTCCCCGGCATTCGTGCGCAAACAGAGAGGGCTATTGCAGTTGAATTCTCCGAATCGGGAATTAACTATCTTTTAAAGCAGGGCTTCCGCCATTTTGGTCGCTTTCTCTTCAGGCCACGTTGCCTCTGGTGCGGGAAATGTGTTCCCGTCCGTATCGATGCATCGGCATACTGCTTTTCCCGCTCCGACAGACGGGTTCTGAGAAAAAGCGAACGGGCCGGGTTTGAGGTTTCTCTCGAGAGACACCCGCTGCCGGACCCTGCTCTTTTCGAACTCTACTTGCGGCACAAAAAGCGTTTTCCCTTTCCTGCTGAAGATGAGCAGGAAAATTATGATTCTTTTGTCGACTCCTTTTTCGCGGCAACTCCAGGAGCTGCGTTGCTCCGTATTCGTGATAAGGAACGAACCGTTGCCGTGAGTCATATCGACCTTGTTGGAGATACCTGCTCGGCCGTCTACTGTTACTGGGACGAGGAATACGCGATTTACAGCCCGGGCCGCGTAGCAATACTTCACGAAGTACTTCTCGCAAAAAGCCGGGGCATGCGTTACCTCTGCCTTGGCTATCTGATCGAAGAAAACCGATCGATGATCTATAAAAAGGGATACTCACCGCTCCAGGTCTCGACAAGACCCGGAGTATGGTTCGACTGGCTTGATGCGGAGGGTCATTGTATTGCGGGTGCTCCGGAGCACCCGCTCTTCATTGTTGAAGATTCTTTACGGGAAAGTTTTCTTCTTTAA
- the amrA gene encoding AmmeMemoRadiSam system protein A, translating into MIEKKEQDILLKDVREQISAVLEHRAPQFLPVDSPQLARKRGAFVTLRRNGALRGCIGHIRAIAPLRETIRELACSSAFEDPRFPALTLAELGDLEIEISVLTTLKEVAGPEDFHPGHDGILIDNGRASAVFLPQVAEEQGWDRNQTLSHLCLKAGLRPMAWAESGMHFFTFQAQVFS; encoded by the coding sequence ATGATAGAAAAAAAGGAACAGGATATTTTACTAAAGGATGTTCGAGAGCAGATCTCCGCCGTCCTTGAACATCGGGCACCGCAGTTTCTTCCTGTCGACTCTCCCCAACTGGCACGAAAGAGGGGTGCCTTTGTCACTCTTCGCAGGAACGGAGCCTTGCGTGGCTGCATCGGGCACATCAGGGCCATCGCTCCCTTGAGAGAAACGATCAGAGAACTCGCATGTTCCAGTGCTTTTGAGGATCCCCGATTTCCGGCCCTTACTCTTGCCGAACTCGGAGATCTTGAAATAGAAATATCTGTACTCACCACGTTAAAGGAAGTGGCGGGGCCTGAAGATTTTCATCCGGGGCACGACGGGATTCTTATCGATAATGGTCGAGCCTCAGCCGTGTTCCTTCCTCAGGTCGCAGAAGAACAGGGATGGGACCGCAACCAAACCCTTTCGCACCTTTGCCTGAAAGCAGGACTACGGCCCATGGCATGGGCCGAATCAGGAATGCATTTCTTCACCTTCCAGGCTCAAGTGTTTTCTTAA
- a CDS encoding bifunctional folylpolyglutamate synthase/dihydrofolate synthase encodes MFQTVDQLFSYFETFTNFEKNRISALRHERLDRMRLLLAHAGMPHEGKKIIHIAGSKGKGSTAAFIGSGLSALGYKTGNYLSPHISNYRERITCNGSFFPEESYLRAGKTIMDLLDSIDDPEFQSPFGPTAFELLTLLALLVFRQEGCDRFVLETGLGGRLDATNVVTPIASVITPIEMEHADVLGDTIEKIAGEKAGIIKPGIPVFSSKQEDAALEVLRKRAKELGSRFYYLPEIYPVVRSRCSLYGSEVEIEGAEEKKHFSIAMTGDFQAENAALAYLVLRTVETDSEALFSGFASATLPGRIETISSDPLIIVDAAHTESSVRRVIANFRNMFDDGVIIFGSISGKRSDAMAALIAPHFHDIIISRPGTFKKSDPKALLEIFRRFNKDVILQEDPTQALETAKKLAGGKRPILVLGSFYMAGEIRSRVVHKSTQEKVNVLR; translated from the coding sequence ATGTTCCAAACTGTAGATCAACTTTTCTCGTACTTTGAAACCTTTACCAATTTTGAAAAGAATCGGATCTCGGCATTGCGGCACGAACGGCTCGATCGTATGAGGTTGCTGCTTGCCCATGCAGGCATGCCTCACGAAGGGAAAAAGATCATACATATTGCAGGCTCCAAAGGAAAGGGCTCGACGGCAGCCTTTATCGGCTCCGGGCTTTCGGCACTTGGCTATAAAACAGGGAATTACCTCTCCCCTCATATCAGCAACTATCGTGAGCGTATAACCTGCAACGGCAGCTTTTTTCCCGAAGAGAGCTATCTTCGGGCAGGAAAAACCATCATGGATTTACTGGATTCAATCGACGACCCAGAGTTTCAATCCCCCTTCGGCCCGACCGCCTTTGAACTGCTTACCCTTCTTGCCCTTCTCGTTTTTCGGCAAGAAGGGTGTGATCGCTTCGTTCTCGAAACAGGCCTGGGAGGACGACTGGATGCGACCAATGTAGTTACTCCGATTGCATCTGTCATTACACCGATAGAGATGGAACACGCCGATGTTCTGGGTGATACCATAGAGAAAATCGCCGGCGAAAAGGCGGGGATCATCAAACCGGGTATACCTGTTTTCTCAAGCAAACAAGAAGACGCTGCTTTGGAAGTTCTCCGAAAACGGGCGAAAGAGCTGGGAAGTCGGTTTTACTATCTTCCGGAAATATATCCTGTAGTTCGCTCCCGCTGCAGCCTCTATGGTTCAGAAGTGGAAATAGAAGGGGCAGAAGAGAAGAAGCATTTTTCGATAGCCATGACAGGCGATTTCCAGGCCGAAAACGCCGCCCTTGCCTATTTGGTTTTGCGTACCGTAGAAACAGACAGCGAGGCGCTCTTCTCCGGATTCGCCTCCGCGACCCTCCCGGGGCGAATCGAAACAATCTCCTCCGATCCCCTGATTATTGTCGATGCCGCCCATACGGAAAGTTCGGTGAGAAGAGTCATAGCCAATTTCAGAAATATGTTTGACGACGGGGTCATTATCTTTGGATCGATCAGTGGAAAACGCAGTGATGCCATGGCTGCTCTTATAGCCCCCCATTTCCATGATATTATCATTTCGCGCCCGGGGACCTTCAAGAAAAGCGATCCCAAGGCACTTTTAGAAATCTTCAGGCGTTTCAATAAAGATGTTATTTTACAAGAAGATCCCACACAGGCCTTGGAGACGGCAAAAAAGCTTGCCGGTGGCAAACGGCCGATTCTTGTACTTGGCTCCTTTTATATGGCCGGAGAAATACGCTCTCGAGTGGTGCACAAGAGTACCCAGGAAAAGGTAAACGTGTTAAGATAG
- a CDS encoding O-acetyl-ADP-ribose deacetylase, whose protein sequence is MIEEIKSLAEGRIIVCHGDITTFKGDAIVNAANSTLLGGGGVDGAIHRAGGPEILAECKRIRSERLPGGLPPGEAVLTGAGKLPTQKVIHTVGPIWHGGKQGEKETLSNAYRNALRLAADSGVERVAFPAISTGVYGFPKKLAASIVYDTVTDFLRHEQLPHTVFLLFFGREDAELFLREI, encoded by the coding sequence GTGATCGAAGAGATCAAAAGCCTTGCAGAAGGTCGGATTATCGTCTGCCACGGGGATATCACCACCTTCAAAGGCGATGCAATTGTAAACGCCGCAAACTCGACGCTTCTCGGAGGCGGGGGCGTTGATGGAGCAATCCACCGAGCGGGTGGGCCTGAAATTCTTGCCGAATGTAAACGAATCAGATCAGAAAGGCTGCCCGGAGGGCTTCCCCCGGGTGAGGCCGTTCTCACCGGTGCTGGAAAACTGCCGACCCAAAAGGTTATTCATACCGTCGGGCCAATCTGGCACGGCGGAAAGCAGGGGGAGAAAGAAACGCTTTCGAATGCTTATCGCAACGCTCTTCGCCTTGCCGCCGATAGCGGTGTGGAACGTGTGGCCTTTCCCGCGATTTCCACCGGAGTATATGGTTTCCCAAAAAAACTTGCCGCTTCCATCGTCTATGATACGGTAACGGACTTTCTTCGCCATGAACAGCTTCCCCACACCGTTTTTCTTCTTTTTTTCGGACGGGAGGATGCAGAGCTCTTTCTGCGGGAGATCTAA
- a CDS encoding DNA-directed RNA polymerase subunit omega — MPFPLDKLISHQGNVYELTSAAIKRARQITMTGDENLEREHEKVVTYAMGQILEEKVKYRLEE; from the coding sequence ATGCCATTTCCCCTTGATAAACTCATTAGCCATCAAGGCAATGTATATGAGCTTACGTCCGCCGCCATTAAAAGGGCGCGACAGATTACCATGACCGGTGATGAAAATCTCGAGAGGGAACATGAGAAGGTTGTTACCTATGCCATGGGACAGATACTTGAGGAAAAGGTGAAATATCGCCTGGAGGAGTAG
- the miaA gene encoding tRNA (adenosine(37)-N6)-dimethylallyltransferase MiaA gives MSPGGVVPISIDAIPLVFLFGPTGVGKTDLLASTFSRGFEVISADSMQVYRRFSIGTAKPDRDLLDRLPHYLIDIIDPILPFSAGDFVRLADEAVSKILENGHIPLMSGGTAFYFRSFMFGLPQLPSADSKIRDELDQECAEKGHEALYCELQRVDPERASQLHPNDLVRIQRSLEIFRITGKPHSSFAPSMDPREGYRFLCLGLRRDRQELYARINQRVDLMFDYGLEQEVASLIAAGFNAKTPAMKGIGYREFFTDPGNERESIKRNSRRYAKRQITFFASLPDVRWFHPDERSKIEECVRNFLFAEKLPIV, from the coding sequence ATATCGCCTGGAGGAGTAGTTCCTATCTCGATCGATGCCATTCCTCTGGTATTCCTTTTCGGACCTACAGGGGTAGGAAAGACGGATCTGCTCGCCTCTACCTTTTCCCGCGGTTTTGAAGTAATCAGTGCAGATTCGATGCAGGTGTATCGTCGTTTTTCAATCGGAACGGCGAAACCTGATAGGGATCTGCTTGATAGGCTTCCCCATTATTTAATCGATATCATCGATCCTATTCTTCCCTTTAGCGCCGGTGATTTTGTCCGTCTCGCCGATGAGGCTGTTTCGAAGATCCTGGAAAATGGGCATATCCCCCTTATGAGCGGAGGAACGGCCTTCTATTTCCGAAGTTTCATGTTCGGTTTGCCCCAGTTACCGTCTGCAGATTCTAAGATTCGCGATGAGCTGGACCAAGAGTGTGCGGAAAAGGGACATGAGGCGCTTTATTGCGAGCTACAGCGTGTCGACCCTGAGCGAGCATCACAGCTTCATCCCAACGATCTTGTCCGTATCCAACGTTCTTTGGAGATTTTCCGCATTACGGGTAAGCCTCACTCTTCTTTTGCCCCTTCCATGGATCCCAGGGAGGGATACCGCTTCCTTTGTCTCGGCTTACGGCGTGATCGGCAGGAACTCTATGCAAGAATCAATCAGCGTGTCGATCTCATGTTTGATTATGGCCTTGAACAGGAGGTTGCAAGCCTCATCGCCGCTGGCTTCAATGCCAAGACCCCGGCCATGAAAGGGATCGGATATCGAGAGTTTTTTACCGATCCGGGAAATGAACGGGAGAGTATCAAACGAAACAGCCGAAGATATGCAAAGCGACAGATCACATTTTTCGCTTCCCTTCCGGATGTCCGGTGGTTTCATCCCGATGAACGCTCCAAGATTGAAGAATGTGTAAGAAATTTTCTCTTTGCCGAAAAATTGCCGATAGTATAA
- the cmk gene encoding (d)CMP kinase, with translation MSNNSDSFLSFPKGFGIAVSGKSGCGNSTVSALCAEKLGIQLVNFTFRQLAEERGVTFAELCKMAETNFDIDRELDRRQVEMAKERPSVLGSRLAIWMFNSAHLKVYLYASLLVRAERILRREGGSLEKNIKETHQRDQRDHDRYLKIYDIDNDDYEFADMVINVENLFPEEIAKMIVERALQTLI, from the coding sequence ATGTCGAATAACAGCGATTCCTTTCTCTCTTTTCCAAAGGGGTTCGGCATTGCCGTCTCAGGGAAAAGTGGATGCGGTAACAGTACCGTCAGTGCCCTTTGTGCGGAAAAATTGGGCATCCAGTTGGTGAATTTCACCTTTCGGCAGCTTGCCGAGGAGCGGGGTGTCACCTTTGCCGAGCTTTGCAAAATGGCAGAGACGAATTTCGACATTGATCGCGAACTTGACAGACGTCAGGTCGAGATGGCGAAAGAGCGTCCGTCGGTATTGGGATCAAGACTTGCCATCTGGATGTTTAATTCGGCTCATCTGAAGGTCTACCTTTATGCTTCCTTGCTGGTTCGGGCCGAAAGAATTCTGCGCCGGGAGGGCGGAAGCCTGGAAAAGAATATAAAAGAGACTCATCAGCGTGATCAACGGGATCATGATCGCTACCTGAAAATTTACGATATAGACAACGATGACTACGAATTTGCCGATATGGTCATCAATGTTGAAAATCTTTTCCCTGAAGAGATAGCCAAGATGATTGTCGAGCGTGCTTTACAGACTCTTATATGA